From the genome of Phoenix dactylifera cultivar Barhee BC4 chromosome 17, palm_55x_up_171113_PBpolish2nd_filt_p, whole genome shotgun sequence:
AACAACAGAAGAAAATTTTTTGCCTCTGTGATTTGGGATCTTTAAGATTCAAAACTAGCATATTTCTGTAATTTATACAATCTAAATGCACAAGCAAAGTTACCTCGCTGTTCTTCTAATTCTTGCCATATGGACCAAGCATTTGAATATTAAAGGAGAAAGAATAAATGTCATGTAATCAGATAAAACAATGGCCCTAAATAATTAGAATGAAGAAATCACAAATGACTGAGTACCTCTGATAGACAATCCAAAAGGCATCTACAGCATTCTCTCTGAAGGTTTGTAACCCCAAACTGGTCTGCCAGCAGAAGTAGTGGGATTAGTAAGGAACTTGTTTCCATGCTATCCATCTCAAGTTTCCCACTGTACATAAATTGAAGCATGACTGAAAAAGCTTCTGCAGAGACATCCCTGAGCGAAATGTCTGGAGAATTACTTTCAATCATTCCATTTGTGAACATCTGCATTATAAACAGTCTCAGAAAATTCAGGACAAGATGTTGGCAAAGTGGTTTTTAGTTTACCAATATGTAcattaaaataaacaaataagcaATAATCAGATGCCTAAAGTCTTCCGTGTCCAATATAGATAACACAATATAATTCCACTGTTAACTTAAAGAACAATCAGCCAAAAACAGAAGACAAATAAGTTCTCCACTATCTTAAGGTATTGTGACAAGGCATACaagtatataataaaatatgaagAGAAAGATAAACAAACCTTTGCAAATGGCACACTCCATAAACTAATAATGAGCTTGTGTGACCGGGCAACAAGACCATGCCCTTCTATATATATGTTTACATCACTGTGCTCACCAGTTGCAAGGAAATGCTTGAGCTTCCGTACATCAACAGGGTGTTCGAAGGGCAAGGTGCTAAACTGCCTAACTTCGCAACTAGTGTTTGCAATTTCCACTTTCTTACCGAAATCAAATATTCTTTTGTTCATTTTAAAACGATCTATAATTTCTTCACACTGCTTAGTCAATGGGGAGACTTGAAATTGTATGCTTAAATCCCTCAGAGAGTTAAGCTGCGACTCGACAATCTGCATCATAGTAAAAGATAGCAGTAATGATAATCAGTAAAATTATACTTCAATTACAAACATAACAGCAGTCAGCAGACTAAAGATGAGCAGGAAAATTGTCTAACTTACTTGAGTCCGACCAGTGTAGATatactccagaaaagcatggagAACAGGATATGTTGTCGATGGAAGTACAATGGTGTTACCATCAGCAGATCTAGAAGAGAAATCCCCTGAAGCACTCAATATAACCATGTGTGCAGGAACAACCTTCCCTTCAGCACCAACTACAAACAATGTATCAGAAAGATCCCAAGTCTCCAAAAAATTCCAAAGCCCCCATTTTTCAAAGCCATCAGTTGCATCTTCCGACCTTCCATCCTCATCATCCCCCACATCACATTCTTTGTAGTCAATATGGCTCCAGAGGCTGTTGTGATTTGGTGTCAAGGGCAAGACGGTGATATTTCTATAGCCCACATGTTTGTCCCAGCTGCTTAACCCAACATATTGAACACTGTAATTGGGCTTTGAGTCGAGCCATTCAAAAACAAGATTCTGGAAAGGATATCTTCCTTTGCCAATACTAATCAAGCCATCATATATGCCGATCCAATAGCTCTGAAACGTCGAGGAACAGCACAGTCCAATACCAGCAACATCCACCACAGTCTTCCCATCCACTTCAATCTTCAGTCTTCGATTCCTATGACTGCCCAAAATGACAGTGTAATTTGGACCGTTATCCATTTTGTAATGGTAATGTTGGCTTCCCACTTGCTCCCTGAACACCAAGGTGACATCATTTTGAGCAAAAGCTTCAAAGGCAACACATCCTCGCCCAGCCTCCCGAAACCTCAGCTCCTCACGCCATGCACACTCAAAAGGAGCAACTGTAAGAAACttcttctgtttttccacacccATATTCCCTGCTTAAACTGAAAAAGTGAAAGAATCAGAAATCAATACAAATATGAGCTTGACAAATCCAGAAAGAAAGAATCAGTACCCCTTAAAACTTGATTTTACCATATCCTAAATAGTATCTCAGAGATATTTCAAATgcgccaaaaaagaaaaaaaagaaaaaagaacacgTTCATATAAACAACAGGAA
Proteins encoded in this window:
- the LOC103701097 gene encoding BTB/POZ domain-containing protein At2g30600 isoform X3, encoding MGVEKQKKFLTVAPFECAWREELRFREAGRGCVAFEAFAQNDVTLVFREQVGSQHYHYKMDNGPNYTVILGSHRNRRLKIEVDGKTVVDVAGIGLCCSSTFQSYWIGIYDGLISIGKGRYPFQNLVFEWLDSKPNYSVQYVGLSSWDKHVGYRNITVLPLTPNHNSLWSHIDYKECDVGDDEDGRSEDATDGFEKWGLWNFLETWDLSDTLFVVGAEGKVVPAHMVILSASGDFSSRSADGNTIVLPSTTYPVLHAFLEYIYTGRTQIVESQLNSLRDLSIQFQVSPLTKQCEEIIDRFKMNKRIFDFGKKVEIANTSCEVRQFSTLPFEHPVDVRKLKHFLATGEHSDVNIYIEGHGLVARSHKLIISLWSVPFAKMFTNGMIESNSPDISLRDVSAEAFSVMLQFMYSGKLEMDSMETSSLLIPLLLLADQFGVTNLQRECCRCLLDCLSEDTVYSILQAVSSIPSCKLLEESCKRNFSMHFDYCTTASNEFVLLDEATFKDILQHADMTVTSEEKVLDAILLWCMRTSDICGWATVDEFLGSSTPEQLFGERLPSIDMLLPFVRFPLMPLHLLQKLEKSRVSSQIPIFEQLVKEAIQYSSMGYKMPVIDQNFRFQHRRSSYKELQYICDGDNNGVIYFSGTSYGEHQWVNPVLAKKITVTASSPASRYTDPKALVSRAYQGTSFAGPRIEDGKNCAWWMVDIGQDHQMSGSLTVTPLLYTGQSTRYAIAFLFADELSKAEYLVSFLCYFSSCATTTP
- the LOC103701097 gene encoding BTB/POZ domain-containing protein At2g30600 isoform X1 yields the protein MGVEKQKKFLTVAPFECAWREELRFREAGRGCVAFEAFAQNDVTLVFREQVGSQHYHYKMDNGPNYTVILGSHRNRRLKIEVDGKTVVDVAGIGLCCSSTFQSYWIGIYDGLISIGKGRYPFQNLVFEWLDSKPNYSVQYVGLSSWDKHVGYRNITVLPLTPNHNSLWSHIDYKECDVGDDEDGRSEDATDGFEKWGLWNFLETWDLSDTLFVVGAEGKVVPAHMVILSASGDFSSRSADGNTIVLPSTTYPVLHAFLEYIYTGRTQIVESQLNSLRDLSIQFQVSPLTKQCEEIIDRFKMNKRIFDFGKKVEIANTSCEVRQFSTLPFEHPVDVRKLKHFLATGEHSDVNIYIEGHGLVARSHKLIISLWSVPFAKMFTNGMIESNSPDISLRDVSAEAFSVMLQFMYSGKLEMDSMETSSLLIPLLLLADQFGVTNLQRECCRCLLDCLSEDTVYSILQAVSSIPSCKLLEESCKRNFSMHFDYCTTASNEFVLLDEATFKDILQHADMTVTSEEKVLDAILLWCMRTSDICGWATVDEFLGSSTPEQLFGERLPSIDMLLPFVRFPLMPLHLLQKLEKSRVSSQIPIFEQLVKEAIQYSSMGYKMPVIDQNFRFQHRRSSYKELQYICDGDNNGVIYFSGTSYGEHQWVNPVLAKKITVTASSPASRYTDPKALVSRAYQGTSFAGPRIEDGKNCAWWMVDIGQDHQLMCNYYTLRQDGSTTYMRSWACQGSMDGENWTNLRVHENDQTICRPGQFASWTVTGSTALLPFRFFRVILTGPASGDSDAWNLCICFIELYGYFR
- the LOC103701097 gene encoding BTB/POZ domain-containing protein At2g30600 isoform X2, with translation MGVEKQKKFLTVAPFECAWREELRFREAGRGCVAFEAFAQNDVTLVFREQVGSQHYHYKMDNGPNYTVILGSHRNRRLKIEVDGKTVVDVAGIGLCCSSTFQSYWIGIYDGLISIGKGRYPFQNLVFEWLDSKPNYSVQYVGLSSWDKHVGYRNITVLPLTPNHNSLWSHIDYKECDVGDDEDGRSEDATDGFEKWGLWNFLETWDLSDTLFVVGAEGKVVPAHMVILSASGDFSSRSADGNTIVLPSTTYPVLHAFLEYIYTGRTQIVESQLNSLRDLSIQFQVSPLTKQCEEIIDRFKMNKRIFDFGKKVEIANTSCEVRQFSTLPFEHPVDVRKLKHFLATGEHSDVNIYIEGHGLVARSHKLIISLWSVPFAKMFTNGMIESNSPDISLRDVSAEAFSVMLQFMYSGKLEMDSMETSSLLIPLLLLADQFGVTNLQRECCRCLLDCLSEDTVYSILQAVSSIPSCKLLEESCKRNFSMHFDYCTTASNEFVLLDEATFKDILQHADMTVTSEEKVLDAILLWCMRTSDICGWATVDEFLGSSTPEQLFGERLPSIDMLLPFVRFPLMPLHLLQKLEKSRVSSQIPIFEQLVKEAIQYSSMGYKMPVIDQKFQHRRSSYKELQYICDGDNNGVIYFSGTSYGEHQWVNPVLAKKITVTASSPASRYTDPKALVSRAYQGTSFAGPRIEDGKNCAWWMVDIGQDHQLMCNYYTLRQDGSTTYMRSWACQGSMDGENWTNLRVHENDQTICRPGQFASWTVTGSTALLPFRFFRVILTGPASGDSDAWNLCICFIELYGYFR